In Deinococcus fonticola, the following proteins share a genomic window:
- a CDS encoding TlpA family protein disulfide reductase, with product MIGFGPDGMNLGPAVLNWQNLSLLLGLFTWLGLAKFPQAQTTALITLAVARLWAVLPGLTASRPFLDNVWDILDLRRGNWAWLPGLSAGLLYLLMQTWRDMKRVETLADTPRVIGIPRKEIVRTSLLPAALRAAVPALAMGVAPLLLKPAATDATFPDVRFTRLDGRPAELPRPAVVNLWATWCGPCRSELPLLIAEARNDSHLILLNVGEPPETVRKFLNGRSDGVWLGGEHVTSALHVTGFPTTLVINSKGQVTARHLGPLTRAQLLTLQRQAKETP from the coding sequence GTGATCGGCTTCGGCCCGGACGGCATGAACCTCGGCCCCGCCGTCCTCAACTGGCAGAACCTCAGCCTCCTGCTCGGGCTGTTCACGTGGCTGGGGCTGGCAAAATTTCCGCAGGCGCAGACCACGGCCCTCATCACCCTCGCCGTGGCGCGGTTGTGGGCCGTCCTGCCTGGACTGACGGCCTCGCGCCCCTTCCTGGATAACGTGTGGGACATCCTTGATCTGCGGCGCGGCAACTGGGCCTGGCTGCCTGGACTGAGCGCGGGCCTGCTTTACCTGCTGATGCAGACTTGGCGTGACATGAAACGTGTGGAAACTCTGGCGGATACGCCCAGGGTGATCGGCATCCCCAGAAAAGAGATCGTGCGCACCTCGCTTCTGCCTGCGGCCCTGCGCGCTGCCGTGCCTGCCCTCGCCATGGGCGTTGCCCCACTGCTCCTGAAACCTGCTGCCACCGACGCCACCTTTCCGGACGTGCGATTCACGCGCCTGGATGGCCGGCCCGCTGAACTCCCGCGCCCTGCTGTCGTGAACCTGTGGGCCACCTGGTGCGGCCCGTGCCGCAGCGAACTGCCCCTGCTCATCGCCGAGGCGCGGAACGACTCCCACCTCATCTTGCTGAACGTCGGTGAGCCCCCGGAGACCGTCCGAAAGTTCCTGAATGGCCGCTCCGACGGGGTGTGGCTGGGGGGAGAACACGTGACTTCCGCACTTCACGTCACCGGATTTCCGACTACTCTTGTCATCAATTCAAAGGGCCAGGTGACCGCCCGGCACCTCGGCCCCCTCACCCGCGCTCAACTGCTGACCCTGCAACGCCAGGCAAAGGAAACCCCATGA
- a CDS encoding rhodanese-like domain-containing protein has product MFGFLKKLLGLPDGVSPQDAQAMVKTGSALILDVRTSAERQAAHIPGSLHLSLDELGRNAGKLPKDKTIICQCASGMRSAAAAKQLAAQGFTTLNLKGGLGGWQRAGLPTK; this is encoded by the coding sequence ATGTTCGGATTCCTGAAGAAACTGCTGGGCCTGCCGGACGGCGTGAGCCCGCAGGACGCGCAGGCGATGGTGAAAACCGGAAGCGCCCTGATTCTCGATGTGCGCACATCTGCTGAACGCCAGGCCGCGCACATTCCCGGCAGCCTGCACCTTTCCCTGGATGAACTGGGCCGCAACGCGGGCAAGCTGCCGAAGGACAAGACCATCATCTGCCAGTGCGCCAGCGGGATGAGGAGCGCCGCCGCTGCCAAACAACTTGCCGCACAGGGCTTCACCACCCTCAACCTCAAGGGCGGCCTCGGCGGCTGGCAAAGGGCCGGACTCCCCACGAAGTAA
- a CDS encoding AAA family ATPase, giving the protein MTTLTLLCGLTGSGKTTYARRLEERGSLRLSSDDWMVPLFGQHMPREVFDERLAVIRQLQGELTAKLLKAGMNVVLDDGFWTRAEREHYRVRAAAVGAEVRLIYFDVPGHELRRRLAERNRNLTPGTFEIDDAALDLFITKFEAPEQDERAVTPDSVSA; this is encoded by the coding sequence ATGACCACCCTGACGCTGCTGTGCGGCCTGACGGGCAGCGGGAAGACCACTTACGCCCGCCGACTGGAGGAACGCGGCAGCCTACGCCTCAGCTCCGACGACTGGATGGTGCCGCTGTTCGGTCAACACATGCCCCGCGAGGTGTTCGATGAGCGGCTGGCGGTTATCCGGCAGTTGCAAGGGGAGTTGACCGCAAAACTCCTGAAAGCCGGGATGAATGTCGTGCTGGACGACGGGTTCTGGACTCGTGCAGAACGCGAACACTACCGCGTCCGGGCCGCAGCGGTGGGCGCGGAAGTGCGGCTGATTTACTTCGACGTACCAGGCCATGAATTGCGGCGGCGCCTGGCCGAACGCAACCGGAACCTCACGCCGGGAACGTTTGAAATCGACGACGCGGCACTGGACTTGTTCATCACGAAGTTTGAAGCGCCAGAGCAGGACGAACGGGCGGTCACGCCAGATTCTGTAAGTGCCTGA
- the rpsL gene encoding 30S ribosomal protein S12, translating into MPTTQQLLRKGRTVLQKKSKVPALKGSPFRRGVCTVVKTTTPKKPNSALRKIARVRLSSGFEVTAYIPGEGHNLQEHSVVLIRGGRVKDLPGVRYHIVRGSLDTQGVKDRNKSRSKYGTKKPKAGAAAKKK; encoded by the coding sequence TTGCCTACCACCCAGCAACTGCTTCGTAAGGGCCGCACGGTTCTCCAGAAGAAAAGCAAAGTTCCCGCACTGAAGGGCAGCCCCTTCCGCCGTGGCGTCTGCACCGTCGTGAAGACCACCACGCCGAAAAAGCCCAACTCGGCGCTGCGTAAGATCGCCCGTGTGCGCCTCTCGAGCGGCTTCGAAGTGACCGCCTACATCCCCGGCGAAGGCCACAACCTCCAGGAGCACAGCGTCGTGCTGATCCGCGGTGGCCGTGTGAAAGACCTTCCCGGTGTGCGTTACCACATCGTGCGCGGCAGCCTGGACACCCAGGGCGTGAAAGACCGCAACAAGAGCCGCAGCAAGTACGGCACCAAGAAGCCCAAAGCGGGCGCCGCCGCCAAGAAGAAGTAA
- the rpsG gene encoding 30S ribosomal protein S7 — protein MARRRAAEVRPVQPDLVYQDVLVSAMINRIMEDGKKNLASRIFYGAMRLVQDKTGQEPLKVFKQAYDNVKPRVEVRSRRVGGSTYQVPVEVGPRRQQSLTLRWMMTAVGGRPERTAIERLAGEIMDAAQGRGGAIKKKDDVERMAEANRAYAHYKW, from the coding sequence ATGGCACGTCGCCGCGCAGCAGAAGTGCGCCCCGTTCAGCCCGACCTGGTCTATCAGGACGTGCTGGTCAGCGCAATGATCAACCGCATCATGGAAGACGGCAAGAAGAACCTGGCCAGCCGCATTTTCTACGGCGCCATGCGCCTGGTGCAGGACAAGACCGGCCAGGAACCCCTGAAGGTCTTCAAGCAGGCTTACGACAACGTCAAGCCGCGCGTGGAAGTCCGCAGCCGCCGCGTGGGCGGCAGCACCTACCAGGTGCCGGTGGAAGTCGGCCCGCGCCGTCAGCAGAGCCTGACCCTGCGCTGGATGATGACCGCCGTGGGCGGCCGCCCCGAGCGCACCGCCATCGAGCGCCTCGCGGGCGAGATCATGGACGCCGCGCAGGGCCGTGGCGGGGCCATCAAGAAGAAAGACGACGTGGAGCGCATGGCCGAGGCCAACCGCGCCTACGCCCACTACAAGTGGTAA
- a CDS encoding YeeE/YedE family protein — MTRSSAAAQTPALADTRAVTGLLVYLLVGVYFGVVLVKSEAASWYRLQEMFRFQSFHMYGLLGSAIATGLVTTALLRRYGHTRDGQALHIPQKEKGWKRYVLGGICFGLGWGLTGLCPGPIFILLGAGIWPILIVFLFALIGTYLYGVLQPRLPH, encoded by the coding sequence ATGACCCGCTCCAGTGCCGCTGCCCAGACGCCCGCCCTGGCCGACACGCGGGCGGTCACCGGCCTGCTGGTGTACCTGCTGGTCGGCGTCTACTTCGGTGTTGTCCTGGTGAAATCCGAGGCAGCCAGCTGGTACCGCCTTCAGGAAATGTTCCGCTTTCAGTCGTTTCACATGTATGGCCTGCTGGGCAGCGCCATTGCCACCGGACTCGTGACCACCGCCCTGCTGCGCCGCTACGGGCACACCCGTGACGGTCAGGCGCTGCACATTCCGCAGAAGGAAAAAGGCTGGAAACGTTATGTACTGGGCGGCATCTGCTTTGGCCTGGGCTGGGGATTGACCGGGCTGTGCCCCGGCCCCATCTTCATCCTGCTGGGCGCAGGTATCTGGCCCATCCTGATCGTGTTCCTGTTCGCGCTGATCGGAACTTACCTGTACGGGGTGCTGCAACCGAGGCTCCCCCACTGA
- a CDS encoding YeeE/YedE family protein, which translates to MTDFLHFLQAPWPWWVGGPLIGLTVPLLLWLGNKSFGISSNLRHLCAAVLPTTRQPRLFAYDWRAERWNLMFAAGLVLGGFLAGVVFANPHPVNLSPAALSTLNGLGVNVTPGLVPSQVGDLHRPAAGALLALSGLLIGFGTRYGGGCTSGHAITGLSTLQLPSLIATASFFGAGIFSANVLLPLFLRWLT; encoded by the coding sequence GTGACCGATTTCCTGCACTTCCTGCAAGCCCCCTGGCCCTGGTGGGTGGGCGGCCCGCTGATCGGGCTGACTGTGCCGCTGCTGCTCTGGCTGGGCAACAAGTCGTTCGGAATTTCCAGCAACCTGCGGCACCTGTGCGCCGCCGTGCTGCCGACCACCCGTCAACCCCGCCTGTTCGCTTACGACTGGCGCGCCGAACGCTGGAACCTGATGTTCGCCGCCGGGCTGGTGCTGGGGGGTTTCCTGGCGGGCGTGGTCTTTGCCAACCCGCACCCCGTGAACCTGAGTCCGGCAGCGCTGAGCACCCTGAACGGCCTGGGCGTCAACGTGACGCCGGGCCTGGTGCCGTCTCAGGTGGGCGACCTTCACCGGCCCGCCGCGGGGGCTTTGCTGGCCCTGTCGGGGCTGCTGATCGGGTTCGGCACGCGTTACGGTGGCGGATGCACCAGCGGGCACGCCATAACCGGCCTGAGTACCCTGCAACTACCCAGCCTGATCGCCACAGCGTCCTTCTTCGGGGCCGGGATTTTCAGCGCAAATGTCCTGCTGCCCCTCTTCCTGAGGTGGCTGACATGA
- a CDS encoding metal-sensitive transcriptional regulator: MTNPTSTANPPLSETDTKILKRLRRIEGQVRGLQRMIEEGRECQDILTQLSGTRSALDAAGELLLEQYASGCRAHPGEKITPQDVVRAVKLLRG; this comes from the coding sequence ATGACCAACCCCACCAGCACAGCCAATCCACCCCTCAGCGAAACCGACACGAAAATCCTCAAACGCCTGCGCCGCATCGAAGGGCAGGTGCGCGGCCTGCAGCGCATGATCGAAGAAGGCCGCGAGTGTCAGGACATCCTCACGCAGCTTTCGGGCACCAGAAGCGCCCTCGACGCCGCTGGAGAACTTCTGCTCGAACAGTACGCCTCGGGCTGCCGCGCCCACCCCGGCGAGAAAATTACTCCGCAAGACGTGGTGCGGGCGGTGAAGTTGCTGCGGGGTTAA
- a CDS encoding rhodanese-like domain-containing protein, producing the protein MRTLPALLPVAGFLLMSCAPKQTGTYPTVSVQDLKTAVDSGASVLDVRTPQEFAEGHIASAVNLPLDEVAARASEVPGDKLVYVICRSGNRSAQASELLKKAGKDVKNVSGGMNDWMAAGYPVTQ; encoded by the coding sequence ATGAGGACGCTCCCTGCTTTACTCCCCGTCGCCGGATTTCTGCTGATGTCCTGCGCCCCCAAGCAGACCGGCACATACCCCACGGTCAGCGTGCAAGACCTGAAAACCGCCGTGGACTCGGGCGCCTCCGTGCTTGATGTCCGCACTCCACAGGAGTTCGCGGAGGGCCACATTGCCAGCGCTGTGAACCTCCCGCTGGACGAGGTGGCAGCCCGCGCCAGCGAAGTCCCGGGCGACAAACTCGTGTACGTCATCTGCCGCAGTGGCAACCGCAGCGCCCAGGCCAGCGAACTCCTGAAAAAAGCGGGCAAGGACGTGAAAAACGTCAGTGGCGGCATGAACGATTGGATGGCCGCCGGATACCCCGTCACCCAGTGA
- the fusA gene encoding elongation factor G gives MTITKSQQYLTHFRNIGIAAHIDAGKTTTTERILFFTGRNRNIGEVHDGAATMDWMEQERERGITITAAATTAHWTRTGTEEDYTVNIIDTPGHVDFTIEVERSMRVLDGAVAVFDSSQGVEPQSETVWRQADRYGVPRIAFSNKMDKTGASFDLVINDIRERLGAIPAPIQYPMGAENEFKGIIDIVRMEAHTFNDDLGKDVTVGPVPEQYMDKVGEMRQQLIEAAAEVDEALMEKYLEGEEPTREEIVAALRKGTIAKQIFPVLCGSALKNKGVQLLLDAVIDYLPSPLDVEAIKGTDEEGEQQEYPADPEGKLAALAFKIMADPYVGRLTFVRIYSGTLTSGSYVYNASKEKRERVGRLLKMHANSREEVTELKAGELGAVIGLKDAGTGNTLIGDGDDRVLLESIDIPEPVIKLAIEPKTKGDQEKMGVGLQKLAEEDPTFKVETDQESGQTTIAGMGELHLEILVDRLKREYKVDANVGAPQVAYRETITKAVDVDSKFARQSGGRGQYGHVKIKAEPLEAGTGFVFENAVVGGTVPREYIAPAQKGIEEAMQSGPMLGFPVVDLKVTLYDGSYHEVDSSEMAFKIAGSMALKEAVQKGAPAILEPVMRVEVTTPEDYMGDIIGDLNSRRGQIQGMEARGNAQIVKAFVPLSEMFGYATDMRSMTQGRASYSMFFDHYTQVPNNLAQQLMKK, from the coding sequence ATGACCATCACGAAATCCCAGCAGTACCTGACCCACTTCCGTAACATCGGAATTGCCGCGCACATCGACGCCGGGAAGACCACCACCACCGAGCGTATCCTGTTCTTCACGGGCCGCAACCGCAACATCGGTGAAGTGCACGACGGCGCCGCCACCATGGACTGGATGGAGCAGGAGCGCGAACGCGGCATCACCATCACCGCCGCCGCCACGACCGCCCACTGGACGCGCACCGGCACCGAAGAGGACTACACCGTCAACATCATCGACACGCCCGGTCACGTGGACTTCACCATTGAAGTGGAACGCAGCATGCGCGTGCTTGACGGTGCCGTCGCCGTTTTCGACAGCAGCCAGGGCGTCGAGCCCCAGTCCGAGACGGTGTGGCGTCAGGCCGACCGTTACGGCGTGCCCCGCATCGCCTTCTCCAACAAGATGGACAAGACCGGCGCGAGCTTCGACCTGGTGATCAACGACATCCGCGAGCGCCTGGGCGCCATTCCTGCCCCGATCCAGTACCCCATGGGCGCAGAGAACGAGTTCAAGGGCATCATCGACATCGTGCGCATGGAAGCCCACACCTTCAACGACGACCTCGGCAAGGACGTGACCGTCGGCCCGGTGCCCGAACAGTACATGGACAAGGTGGGCGAGATGCGCCAGCAGCTCATTGAGGCCGCCGCTGAAGTCGACGAAGCCCTGATGGAGAAGTACCTCGAAGGCGAGGAACCCACCCGCGAAGAGATCGTGGCGGCGCTGCGTAAAGGCACCATCGCCAAGCAGATCTTCCCTGTTCTGTGCGGCAGCGCCCTGAAGAACAAGGGCGTGCAGCTGCTGCTCGACGCCGTGATCGACTACCTGCCCAGCCCGCTGGACGTGGAAGCCATTAAAGGCACCGACGAGGAAGGCGAGCAGCAGGAATACCCCGCCGACCCCGAAGGCAAGCTGGCCGCGCTGGCGTTCAAGATCATGGCTGACCCCTACGTGGGCCGCCTGACCTTCGTCCGCATCTACAGCGGCACGCTGACCAGCGGTAGCTACGTGTACAACGCCAGCAAAGAGAAGCGCGAGCGCGTGGGCCGACTGCTGAAGATGCACGCCAACAGCCGCGAGGAAGTCACCGAACTGAAGGCCGGGGAACTCGGCGCCGTGATCGGCCTGAAAGACGCCGGCACCGGCAACACCCTGATCGGCGACGGCGACGACCGCGTGCTGCTGGAAAGCATCGACATTCCCGAACCCGTCATCAAGCTCGCCATCGAGCCCAAGACCAAGGGCGACCAGGAAAAGATGGGCGTGGGCCTTCAGAAACTGGCCGAAGAAGACCCCACCTTCAAGGTGGAAACCGACCAGGAGTCTGGTCAGACCACCATCGCCGGGATGGGCGAACTGCACCTGGAAATCCTGGTGGATCGCCTCAAGCGCGAGTACAAGGTCGACGCGAACGTGGGTGCGCCCCAGGTGGCCTACCGTGAAACCATCACCAAGGCCGTGGACGTGGACAGCAAGTTCGCCCGTCAGTCCGGTGGTCGCGGTCAGTACGGCCACGTGAAGATCAAGGCCGAGCCGCTGGAAGCCGGCACCGGCTTCGTGTTCGAGAACGCCGTGGTGGGCGGCACCGTGCCCCGCGAGTACATCGCCCCCGCTCAGAAGGGCATCGAGGAAGCCATGCAGAGCGGCCCCATGCTGGGCTTCCCGGTGGTCGACCTGAAAGTCACCCTGTACGACGGCTCGTACCACGAAGTCGATAGTAGCGAAATGGCGTTCAAGATCGCCGGCAGCATGGCCCTCAAGGAAGCCGTGCAGAAGGGCGCTCCGGCCATCCTGGAACCCGTCATGCGCGTCGAAGTCACCACCCCCGAGGACTACATGGGCGACATCATCGGTGACCTGAACAGCCGCCGTGGTCAGATTCAGGGCATGGAAGCCCGTGGCAACGCCCAGATCGTCAAGGCCTTCGTGCCCCTCAGCGAAATGTTCGGGTACGCCACCGACATGCGCTCCATGACCCAGGGCCGCGCCAGCTACTCGATGTTCTTCGACCACTACACCCAGGTGCCGAACAACCTCGCGCAGCAGCTGATGAAGAAGTAA
- a CDS encoding MBL fold metallo-hydrolase, with protein sequence MFFKRFYDTDLAQASYMVGCQKTGECLVIDPIRDTRPYLNEAAAQKLNITHVTETHIHADYLSGSRELAAQTGARLLLSDEGDADWKYDHWEHSDAEKLHHGDTFKVGNIKVEVKHTPGHTPEHLSFLVTDTPRGDQPVMYFTGDFVFVGDLGRPDLLDEAAGGVDTRFVGATQMFASLRDHFLTVPDFVQVWPAHGSGSACGKALGAVPSTTVGYERALAWWVPFVEKGDEQGFTAELLSGQPDAPLYYGRMKQQNKQGPALLGDVVPLKELPVSDVLGKLQGGARLLDTRQKEVHQAAAPVGSVNIPAGNTFETWSGWLLTPEKELVLLSPAQDAETLRRRLWMVGLDHVSGFIQTADHLPTEETRPFPAHELPQHQGALILDVRKKTEYDEGHLPGARQLHAGRLPWKLNELPRDQEIVVHCQGGARSAAAASLLRAEGFNVTELAGGYEAWEKAGQPQPATS encoded by the coding sequence ATGTTCTTCAAACGCTTTTACGATACCGATCTGGCGCAGGCGTCCTACATGGTGGGCTGCCAGAAAACCGGAGAATGCCTGGTGATCGACCCCATCCGCGACACCCGGCCTTACCTGAACGAAGCCGCCGCGCAGAAACTGAACATCACTCACGTGACCGAAACGCACATTCACGCCGATTACCTGTCCGGCAGCCGCGAACTGGCCGCCCAGACGGGCGCTCGCCTGCTGCTGTCCGACGAGGGCGATGCCGACTGGAAGTACGACCACTGGGAACACAGTGACGCCGAGAAGCTTCATCACGGCGACACCTTCAAGGTGGGCAACATCAAGGTAGAGGTGAAACATACCCCCGGCCATACCCCGGAGCACCTCAGTTTCCTGGTGACCGATACCCCCCGTGGGGATCAGCCCGTCATGTACTTCACCGGAGATTTCGTGTTCGTGGGGGATCTGGGCCGCCCGGATCTGTTAGATGAAGCAGCCGGCGGTGTGGACACCCGTTTCGTGGGTGCGACGCAGATGTTCGCCAGCCTGCGCGACCACTTCCTGACTGTGCCGGACTTCGTGCAGGTGTGGCCGGCCCACGGCAGCGGCAGCGCGTGCGGCAAGGCGCTGGGCGCGGTTCCCAGCACCACCGTGGGGTACGAGCGAGCACTGGCGTGGTGGGTGCCGTTCGTGGAGAAAGGCGACGAGCAGGGCTTCACCGCTGAACTGCTGAGCGGGCAGCCCGACGCACCCCTGTACTACGGGCGCATGAAGCAGCAGAACAAGCAAGGCCCCGCCCTGCTGGGCGACGTGGTTCCCCTGAAGGAACTGCCCGTGTCGGACGTGCTCGGCAAACTTCAAGGCGGCGCGAGATTGCTGGACACCCGGCAGAAAGAGGTGCACCAGGCCGCCGCCCCCGTGGGCAGTGTGAACATCCCAGCCGGGAACACCTTCGAGACCTGGAGTGGCTGGCTGCTCACGCCGGAGAAGGAACTGGTGCTGCTCTCCCCCGCCCAGGACGCCGAAACGCTGCGCCGCCGCCTGTGGATGGTGGGGTTGGACCACGTGAGCGGGTTTATTCAGACCGCCGACCACCTGCCCACCGAGGAGACCCGGCCCTTCCCCGCGCATGAACTGCCCCAGCACCAGGGCGCCCTGATTCTGGATGTTCGCAAGAAAACCGAGTACGACGAAGGTCACCTCCCCGGCGCCAGACAACTCCACGCGGGCCGCCTCCCCTGGAAACTGAACGAATTGCCGCGTGACCAGGAAATTGTCGTGCACTGTCAGGGCGGAGCACGCAGCGCCGCCGCCGCCAGCCTCCTGCGGGCCGAGGGGTTCAACGTCACCGAACTGGCAGGCGGGTACGAAGCCTGGGAGAAAGCGGGCCAGCCCCAGCCTGCCACTTCCTGA
- a CDS encoding GNAT family N-acetyltransferase, whose translation MSTLKSVRRATASEAEQVSALLQACGRDIEQRLGLRNWAVAYPLELIQAQAAAGFVWVLEENGELMATFTLDYDLPAEYQAQWFTQPQASAAYLHRLAVYPNIQGRGLGAHCLREVERVAREAGAPWLRFDAYSRNAGIQAFYRKQGFTPLRQFQMTLPALGQADTFTLYEKRT comes from the coding sequence ATGTCAACTCTGAAATCCGTGCGCCGGGCCACCGCCAGCGAAGCGGAGCAGGTCAGTGCACTTTTGCAGGCGTGCGGGCGTGACATCGAGCAGCGCCTCGGTCTACGCAACTGGGCTGTGGCCTATCCGCTGGAACTCATTCAGGCGCAGGCTGCGGCGGGGTTCGTGTGGGTGCTGGAGGAGAACGGTGAACTCATGGCCACCTTCACGCTGGACTATGATCTGCCGGCGGAATATCAGGCGCAGTGGTTCACGCAGCCGCAGGCGTCCGCCGCTTACCTGCACCGCCTCGCCGTCTACCCGAACATTCAGGGGCGTGGGCTGGGCGCCCACTGCCTGCGCGAAGTCGAGCGCGTGGCGCGTGAGGCCGGGGCGCCGTGGCTGCGGTTCGATGCCTACAGCCGCAACGCTGGTATTCAGGCGTTTTACCGCAAGCAGGGTTTCACGCCCCTGCGGCAATTTCAGATGACGCTGCCTGCCCTGGGCCAGGCGGACACCTTCACCCTCTACGAGAAAAGAACCTGA
- the trxA gene encoding thioredoxin translates to MSDILTCQKCETKNRVTNPPAGQVPVCARCGAPLPWLHDGTDASFAEDTRAGVPVIVDFWAPWCGPCRVMGPILEQIAKDMPGKVRIVKVNVDENPRSPAQFGVQGIPTLVMFKDGEAVDQIVGVVQKPLLVERIRHLQNLA, encoded by the coding sequence ATGAGCGACATCCTGACCTGCCAGAAGTGCGAAACGAAAAACCGCGTCACCAACCCGCCCGCAGGTCAGGTGCCGGTCTGCGCCAGGTGCGGCGCTCCCCTGCCCTGGCTGCATGACGGCACCGACGCCAGTTTCGCGGAGGACACCAGGGCCGGCGTCCCGGTCATCGTGGATTTCTGGGCCCCCTGGTGTGGCCCCTGCCGGGTCATGGGGCCGATCCTGGAGCAGATCGCGAAGGATATGCCCGGTAAGGTTCGCATCGTGAAAGTGAACGTGGACGAGAACCCCCGTTCCCCGGCTCAGTTCGGCGTGCAGGGCATTCCCACGCTGGTGATGTTCAAGGACGGCGAAGCGGTGGATCAGATCGTGGGCGTGGTGCAAAAACCCCTGCTGGTCGAGCGGATCAGGCACTTACAGAATCTGGCGTGA
- a CDS encoding rhodanese-like domain-containing protein: protein MSYTDLFTAELESKVREGAKVYDVRERDEYTSGHIPGAVNIPLSELVGREDEIQFPAIIVCQAGGRSARAATHLAGQGRTDIMNLLGGTGAWLQEGREVRSGEQP from the coding sequence ATGTCTTACACGGATCTTTTTACGGCAGAACTGGAAAGCAAGGTGCGCGAGGGCGCAAAAGTTTACGACGTGCGCGAACGTGACGAGTACACGAGTGGGCATATTCCCGGCGCCGTGAATATTCCTCTGTCGGAGCTGGTCGGGCGCGAGGATGAAATTCAGTTCCCGGCGATCATCGTGTGTCAGGCCGGTGGACGCAGTGCGCGGGCGGCCACGCACCTGGCGGGTCAGGGCCGGACAGACATCATGAACCTGCTGGGCGGCACCGGCGCGTGGCTTCAGGAGGGCCGTGAAGTGAGGTCTGGCGAGCAACCTTGA
- a CDS encoding sulfite exporter TauE/SafE family protein, producing the protein MILAWMGAALIGLSLGLLGSGGSILTVPVLVYLVGEETKLAITESLAIVGSISLFGMLPYARKGLVNWPRFAWFGVPGLLGTTLGASLSQHMTGSLQLTIFAVVMLLAAFMMFRPGAKEQPEPGHCSPGFTALQGLGVGLLTGVVGVGGGFLIIPALVLLGKLPMKYAVGTSLAIITLNSYSGFAKHVAQAQGPLHWPLILIFAAIGIAGSWLGSRLGQKVSNTALRKGFAAFLVVMGAYVLGMNAPKILHSPSVHQPAPTISSTMNR; encoded by the coding sequence TTGATCCTGGCGTGGATGGGCGCGGCCCTGATCGGGCTGAGCCTGGGCTTACTGGGTTCCGGCGGCAGCATTCTGACGGTGCCTGTGCTCGTTTACCTGGTGGGCGAGGAAACCAAGCTAGCCATCACGGAGAGCCTGGCCATCGTGGGCAGCATCAGCCTGTTCGGAATGCTGCCCTACGCCCGGAAGGGGTTGGTGAACTGGCCACGCTTCGCGTGGTTTGGTGTGCCCGGCCTGCTGGGCACCACCCTGGGAGCCAGCCTGAGCCAGCACATGACCGGCAGCCTTCAGCTCACGATTTTTGCCGTGGTTATGCTGCTGGCTGCGTTCATGATGTTTCGCCCGGGCGCGAAGGAACAGCCTGAGCCGGGCCACTGCTCTCCCGGCTTCACGGCCCTTCAAGGTCTGGGCGTGGGCCTGCTGACGGGCGTGGTGGGCGTCGGTGGGGGCTTTCTGATCATTCCGGCGCTGGTGCTGCTGGGCAAACTGCCCATGAAGTACGCCGTCGGCACCAGCCTGGCCATCATTACCCTGAACAGTTACTCCGGGTTCGCCAAGCACGTCGCGCAAGCGCAGGGGCCGCTGCATTGGCCCCTCATCCTGATTTTCGCGGCGATTGGTATAGCCGGCAGCTGGCTGGGGTCGCGGCTCGGACAGAAGGTCAGCAACACGGCCCTGCGCAAAGGTTTTGCGGCGTTTCTGGTGGTCATGGGCGCTTACGTGCTGGGCATGAACGCCCCGAAGATCCTGCATTCCCCGTCAGTTCACCAACCGGCGCCCACCATTTCGTCGACAATGAACCGGTGA